The following proteins are encoded in a genomic region of Magnolia sinica isolate HGM2019 chromosome 1, MsV1, whole genome shotgun sequence:
- the LOC131247802 gene encoding DNA-directed RNA polymerase V subunit 1-like: MSITFSQAEIFAAAVASLLHKSSDGSSWKENRAHNWSNRPTRALRWGSSSVGDQRNQRSHSTQSPAPVGPDGQNANGILTTTGRRLDLFTCEEEKILNDVEPISLSTKRILHNSSYNDSDWLSDEDQSWVLDNVFQHHPDKATKMGEKINYVTVGKHDKYQGTRCFFVVSTNGFRADFSYLKCLENYVKEKYPDGAEAFNQKYFKKRRSEGTNQQQTQ; the protein is encoded by the exons ATGTCCATTACATTTTCCCAAGCAGAAATTTTTGCTGCTGCAGTGGCTAGCTTGTTGCAT AAGTCTTCAGATGGCAGcagttggaaagaaaatagagcACACAATTGGTCAAATCGACCGACTAGAGCTCTTAGATGGGGTTCTTCAAGTGTGGGTGACCAAAGAAACCAGAGAAGTCATTCTACCCAGTCACCTGCACCTGTGGGGCCTGATGGTCAAAATGCTAATGGGATTCTCACTACCACTGGAAGACGCTTGGATCTATTCACATGTGAGGAAGAGAAAATTCTTAATGATGTTGAACCAATTTCGCTGTCGACAAAACGAATTCTACATAATTCCAGCTACAATGACAGTGATTGGCTATCGGATGAAGATCAGTCCTGGGTACTCGATAATGTTTTTCAACACCATCCTGACAAAGCGACAAAAATGGGTGAAAAGATTAACTATGTCACGGTTGGTAAGCACGACAAATACCAAGGTACCAGGTGCTTTTTTGTTGTCTCCACAAACGGTTTTAGAGCGGATTTCTCTTATCTCAAATGCCTGGAGAACTATGTCAAGGAGAAGTACCCTGATGGTGCTGAAGCCTTCAACCAAAAGTATTTTAAAAAGCGCCGCTCAGAGGGCACGAACCAGCAACAAACACAGTAG